Proteins from a single region of Amycolatopsis sp. CA-230715:
- a CDS encoding adenosylmethionine--8-amino-7-oxononanoate transaminase — protein sequence MRPDELLALDARHVWHPYGAMPGKVAPLLVTEAAGVRLTLADGRELVDGMSSWWAAIHGYRHPVLDAALAEQAGRMSHVMFGGLTHEPAIRLARELVDLTPDGLEHVFLCDSGSVSIEVAVKMCLQYWHSLGRGGKRKLLTWRGGYHGDTFHPMSVCDPEGGMHALWRGTLPEQVFMPAPPAGFDAPVEQSYVDTMAAAVERHVDELAAVIVEPVVQGAGGMRFHHPGYLRALREITEAAGVLLIFDEIATGFGRTGALFAAEHAGVTPDVLCVGKALTGGYLTMAAALCTPEIADGISEGEVPVLAHGPTFMGNPLASSVALASIGLLRERDWAADVRRIETALIEGLDEARAVDGVRDVRVLGAIGVLQLDHPIDMAAATKAATDSGVWLRPFRDLVYAMPPYVCEDADVAAIANAMLAVASQA from the coding sequence GTGCGCCCCGACGAACTGCTGGCACTCGACGCCCGCCACGTGTGGCACCCCTACGGCGCGATGCCGGGCAAGGTCGCGCCGCTCCTGGTCACCGAGGCCGCCGGGGTCCGGCTGACGCTCGCGGACGGCCGCGAACTCGTCGACGGCATGTCCTCGTGGTGGGCGGCGATCCACGGCTACCGGCACCCGGTGCTGGACGCGGCGCTGGCCGAGCAGGCGGGGCGGATGAGCCACGTGATGTTCGGCGGCCTGACGCACGAACCCGCGATCCGGCTGGCCCGCGAGCTGGTCGACCTCACCCCGGACGGCCTCGAGCACGTGTTCCTGTGCGACTCGGGATCGGTTTCGATCGAGGTCGCGGTGAAGATGTGCCTGCAGTACTGGCATTCGCTCGGCCGCGGGGGCAAGCGGAAGCTGCTGACCTGGCGCGGCGGCTACCACGGCGACACCTTCCACCCGATGAGCGTGTGCGATCCCGAGGGCGGGATGCACGCGCTGTGGCGCGGCACGCTGCCGGAGCAGGTGTTCATGCCCGCGCCGCCAGCCGGTTTCGACGCGCCGGTTGAACAGTCCTATGTGGACACGATGGCGGCCGCCGTCGAACGGCACGTCGACGAGTTGGCCGCGGTGATCGTCGAGCCCGTGGTGCAGGGCGCGGGCGGGATGCGCTTCCACCACCCCGGTTACCTGCGCGCACTGCGGGAGATCACCGAGGCCGCGGGCGTGCTGCTGATCTTCGACGAGATCGCGACCGGGTTCGGGCGCACCGGCGCGCTGTTCGCCGCGGAGCACGCCGGCGTCACCCCGGACGTGCTGTGCGTCGGCAAGGCGCTCACCGGCGGGTACCTGACGATGGCGGCGGCGCTGTGCACACCGGAGATCGCCGACGGGATCTCGGAGGGCGAGGTCCCGGTACTCGCGCACGGTCCGACGTTCATGGGGAACCCGCTGGCGTCCTCGGTGGCGCTCGCGTCGATCGGGCTGCTGCGGGAGCGGGACTGGGCCGCGGACGTGCGGCGGATCGAGACCGCCCTGATCGAGGGGCTCGACGAGGCACGGGCCGTCGACGGCGTGCGCGACGTCCGGGTACTCGGTGCGATCGGCGTGCTCCAGCTCGATCACCCGATCGACATGGCGGCCGCCACGAAAGCGGCAACCGACAGCGGTGTGTGGCTGCGGCCGTTCCGCGATCTCGTCTACGCGATGCCGCCGTACGTGTGCGAAGACGCGGACGTCGCCGCGATCGCCAATGCGATGCTCGCGGTCGCTTCGCAAGCCTGA
- a CDS encoding SRPBCC domain-containing protein yields MPHVLGDAWDFLVGRDGVQIWLGPGTELPREGGVSYETANGTTGKVDRFTPREAVRLTWRPKDWEHDSTVQLTVSAAGQKTVVKFEQDRLADADERAEQRAYWTDVIEHLTAALAER; encoded by the coding sequence GTGCCACACGTGCTGGGGGACGCTTGGGACTTCCTGGTCGGCCGTGACGGGGTGCAGATCTGGCTGGGACCGGGTACCGAGCTGCCGCGCGAGGGCGGGGTCAGCTACGAGACCGCGAACGGCACGACCGGGAAGGTCGACCGGTTCACCCCGCGCGAGGCGGTGCGGCTGACCTGGCGGCCGAAGGACTGGGAGCACGACTCGACGGTGCAGCTCACGGTCAGCGCGGCCGGGCAGAAGACGGTCGTGAAGTTCGAGCAGGACCGCCTCGCCGACGCCGACGAACGCGCGGAGCAGCGCGCGTACTGGACCGATGTGATCGAGCACCTCACCGCCGCGCTGGCCGAACGCTGA
- a CDS encoding uridine kinase: MRYRPISPELLVAELTELITERDRRWTRVAIDGAGDGPRLLAGSLVEPLRVRGRPALHVSARDFLRPASLRFERGRHDPDERYLSWLDTNALRREVLGPLEPDGSGAVLPALWDAERDRATRLPRTELAAGGVLLVDGEFLLGAGLPFDLAVHLWLSPGALRRRLPDEEAWALPAFARYEDEVNPVGLADLVVRVDDPRHPAVREG; this comes from the coding sequence ATGCGCTACCGGCCGATTTCCCCGGAGCTGCTCGTCGCCGAGCTGACCGAGTTGATCACCGAGCGCGACCGGCGGTGGACAAGGGTCGCGATCGACGGCGCCGGGGACGGGCCGCGGCTCCTCGCCGGTTCGCTCGTCGAGCCGCTACGCGTTCGCGGGCGCCCGGCGCTCCACGTCTCCGCGCGCGACTTCCTGCGCCCGGCGTCGCTGCGCTTCGAACGGGGACGCCATGATCCCGACGAGCGCTACCTGAGCTGGCTCGACACGAACGCGCTCCGCCGGGAGGTGCTCGGCCCACTCGAACCGGACGGCTCCGGTGCCGTGCTGCCCGCGCTGTGGGACGCCGAGCGTGACCGCGCCACCCGACTGCCCCGCACCGAACTCGCGGCGGGCGGCGTGCTGCTCGTCGACGGGGAATTCCTCCTCGGCGCCGGGCTGCCGTTCGACCTCGCCGTGCACCTGTGGCTCTCGCCCGGCGCGCTCCGCAGGCGGCTGCCCGATGAAGAAGCGTGGGCGCTGCCCGCGTTCGCCCGCTACGAAGACGAGGTGAACCCGGTCGGCCTGGCCGATCTCGTGGTGCGCGTGGACGATCCGCGCCACCCCGCCGTGCGGGAAGGCTGA
- a CDS encoding glycosyltransferase family 4 protein, with translation MPRTLLLTNDFPPRSGGIQNYLNSFATRLPADDLVVYAPSWEGRSGSHVEFDAEAAFEVVRHPTSLMLPAPDVLRRAKDIMRANRCETVWFGAAAPLALLAQPLRNAGARRIVASTHGHEVGWSMLPAARQALRRIGDTTDVITYVSKYTRGRFAAAFGPMAGLEHLPSGVDTELFRPNDGAREEIRRRHGLGDRPTVVCVSRLVPRKGQDMLVRAMPRLRARIPDVALLLVGGGPYRKKLAAMIGQLGVSDSVVMTGSVPWKELPAHYAAGDVFAMPARTRGKGLDVEGLGLVYLEASATGLPVVAGNSGGAPETVLDEVTGHVVDGRALGQLEETLAALLMDPTRAKRMGEAGRRWVGENWRWDVLTRRLTSLLEGEPATAIR, from the coding sequence GTGCCGCGTACCCTCCTGCTGACCAACGACTTCCCGCCACGGTCGGGAGGGATCCAGAACTACCTCAACTCCTTCGCGACGCGTTTGCCCGCCGACGATCTCGTCGTCTACGCCCCGTCGTGGGAAGGCCGTTCCGGCTCGCACGTCGAGTTCGACGCCGAGGCCGCGTTCGAGGTGGTCCGCCACCCGACCTCCCTCATGTTGCCCGCCCCCGACGTGCTGCGGCGCGCGAAGGACATCATGCGCGCCAACCGGTGCGAGACGGTGTGGTTCGGCGCGGCCGCTCCGCTCGCGCTGCTGGCCCAGCCGCTCCGGAACGCGGGCGCGCGGCGGATCGTCGCGTCGACGCACGGGCACGAGGTCGGCTGGTCGATGCTCCCCGCCGCACGGCAGGCGTTGCGGCGCATCGGCGACACCACGGACGTGATCACCTACGTCAGCAAGTACACGCGGGGCCGGTTCGCGGCCGCGTTCGGGCCGATGGCGGGTCTCGAGCACCTTCCGTCCGGTGTGGACACCGAGCTGTTCCGCCCCAACGACGGCGCCCGCGAGGAGATCCGCCGCAGGCACGGGCTCGGCGACCGGCCGACCGTGGTGTGCGTGTCGCGCCTGGTGCCCCGCAAGGGACAGGACATGCTGGTGCGCGCGATGCCGAGGCTGCGCGCGCGGATCCCGGACGTGGCGCTGCTGCTCGTCGGCGGCGGCCCGTACCGGAAGAAGCTCGCCGCCATGATCGGCCAGCTCGGGGTTTCGGACAGCGTGGTGATGACCGGTTCGGTGCCGTGGAAGGAACTTCCCGCGCACTACGCGGCGGGCGACGTGTTCGCGATGCCCGCCCGCACCAGGGGCAAGGGCCTCGACGTGGAGGGGCTCGGGCTCGTCTACCTCGAAGCCTCGGCGACCGGATTGCCGGTCGTGGCGGGCAATTCCGGCGGTGCCCCGGAAACCGTGCTGGACGAGGTGACCGGGCACGTGGTGGACGGCCGCGCACTCGGCCAGCTCGAAGAGACGCTCGCCGCGCTGCTGATGGACCCGACGCGGGCGAAGCGGATGGGCGAGGCCGGGCGGCGGTGGGTCGGCGAGAACTGGCGGTGGGACGTGCTCACCCGGCGTCTGACGAGCCTGCTGGAGGGCGAGCCCGCCACCGCGATCCGGTGA
- a CDS encoding NlpC/P60 family protein, protein MQSQPVKRVVSGALAAGAVIAAVSIVQSPATAVPAPAPQTPPPADSGDALAKYRDLAAKAERLNEDYLKAQDDLKAKQGDLDKAGADVEAAKKSGEDAKVNEQRYRVDVDKFADASFTGGAPLNKLSALLTGTSTQDFLDRSSALEILASEKNAALGRLSGAVKQAADAQALATDAQGRAQAARDAAAKLTEDIAAQKKVLDDQKADLEKTSNSLSAAQKASQKDTGGAMPDIKNAGPAAAAAIQAAQSKLGSAYVWGATGPSTFDCSGLTMWAYKQAGITIPRSSRAQSTFGTPVDRSQLQPGDLVFYYSPVSHVGIYIGDGKMIHAPTSGDVVKISPLQSQYSGARRVA, encoded by the coding sequence GTGCAGTCGCAACCTGTGAAGCGCGTGGTATCAGGAGCACTGGCAGCGGGCGCCGTCATCGCGGCCGTCAGCATCGTCCAGTCACCGGCCACCGCCGTTCCCGCCCCCGCCCCCCAGACCCCTCCCCCCGCTGACTCCGGCGACGCGCTCGCGAAGTACCGCGATCTCGCCGCGAAGGCCGAGCGCCTCAACGAGGACTACCTCAAAGCCCAGGACGACCTCAAGGCCAAGCAGGGTGACCTCGACAAGGCAGGTGCCGATGTCGAGGCCGCGAAGAAGTCCGGCGAAGACGCCAAGGTCAACGAGCAGCGCTACCGCGTCGACGTCGACAAGTTCGCCGACGCCTCGTTCACCGGCGGCGCGCCGCTGAACAAGCTGTCCGCGTTGCTCACCGGCACCTCCACGCAGGACTTCCTCGACCGGTCCTCCGCGCTCGAGATCCTCGCCTCCGAGAAGAACGCCGCGCTCGGCCGCCTTTCCGGCGCCGTGAAGCAGGCCGCCGACGCCCAGGCGCTGGCCACCGACGCGCAAGGCCGCGCGCAGGCGGCCAGGGACGCGGCCGCGAAGCTCACCGAAGACATCGCGGCGCAGAAGAAGGTCCTCGACGACCAGAAGGCCGATCTCGAGAAGACCAGCAACAGCTTGAGTGCCGCGCAGAAGGCGTCGCAGAAGGACACCGGCGGCGCGATGCCGGACATCAAGAACGCCGGTCCCGCGGCGGCCGCGGCGATCCAGGCGGCACAGTCGAAGCTGGGCAGCGCGTACGTGTGGGGTGCCACCGGCCCGAGCACGTTCGACTGCTCCGGGCTGACCATGTGGGCCTACAAACAGGCCGGGATCACCATCCCCCGGTCCAGCCGCGCGCAGTCGACGTTCGGCACCCCGGTCGACCGCTCGCAGCTGCAGCCCGGCGACCTGGTGTTCTACTACTCGCCGGTCTCGCACGTCGGCATCTACATCGGCGACGGCAAGATGATCCACGCCCCCACCTCGGGTGACGTCGTGAAGATCTCGCCGCTGCAGTCGCAGTACAGCGGTGCCCGCCGCGTCGCCTGA
- a CDS encoding FadR/GntR family transcriptional regulator has product MTRPRGLHGHLLDTLGAALTSGEYPAGTVLRIDELTAAHTVSRTVAREAIRVLETLGMVQSRPKVGVTVRPPETWNVFDPLLIRWRLAGRQRVRQLNQLAQLRAAVEPAAAALAARTATPQQKDRLREISDQMVAATDIAEFVTADIEFHRLVLTSSGNDMFAHLAHVTAEVLRGRVEQHLMPEHPDPTALSRHVAVADAIARSAPAEAEQVMRTLVLAASDEVDRMLG; this is encoded by the coding sequence TTGACCCGTCCACGCGGCCTGCACGGACACCTGCTCGACACCCTCGGCGCGGCACTGACCAGTGGCGAGTACCCCGCGGGAACGGTGCTGCGCATCGACGAGCTGACCGCGGCGCACACGGTGTCGAGAACGGTGGCGCGCGAGGCGATCCGCGTGCTCGAGACGCTCGGCATGGTGCAGAGCAGGCCCAAGGTCGGGGTCACCGTGCGCCCGCCGGAGACGTGGAACGTGTTCGACCCGCTGCTCATCCGCTGGCGCCTCGCCGGGCGGCAGCGCGTGCGCCAGCTGAACCAGCTCGCCCAGCTGCGGGCCGCCGTGGAACCCGCGGCTGCCGCACTCGCCGCCCGCACCGCCACTCCGCAGCAGAAGGACCGGCTGCGCGAGATCTCCGACCAGATGGTCGCCGCGACCGACATCGCCGAGTTCGTCACCGCGGACATCGAGTTCCACCGGCTCGTGCTGACCTCGTCCGGCAACGACATGTTCGCCCATCTCGCGCACGTGACCGCGGAGGTGCTGCGCGGCAGGGTCGAACAGCACCTGATGCCGGAGCACCCCGATCCGACGGCGCTGAGCAGGCACGTCGCGGTCGCCGACGCGATCGCGCGGAGCGCCCCCGCCGAAGCGGAGCAGGTGATGCGCACCCTCGTGCTCGCCGCGTCCGACGAGGTCGACCGCATGCTCGGCTAA
- a CDS encoding D-alanyl-D-alanine carboxypeptidase family protein codes for MRVGAVLVAVLLTGGVAAGSPAATQQPPPADPGDLRVEAGVAPGAGVPDPRPGEAFADPKVADLQRTASGIQRELGDLAGQVKAAQDGVAAAGDKLRLAKADRERADAEVATQQKEVDAFSRAIFTAKGRPGSLQLILTADSAKDLLDGASMLAKISGDTDVKLRAALDRHRRAVAAEDQAAGAERQATALKDEVVRRDGDARNRADAVSSELRGPAGAANEAVIAQQKAQQERNSRTTANWKAYTDRLAAAGITPPPAVALRDPAHLPAPLTALTGADGRPQPGVAQLSSGGQRLLVLPKETIGAVTAAVGALGRPFVPHDGGEGPVAYSCDGLVRSVFGGAGLPLPAAAGEQFARGVPAGQAQPGDLVFVGPAKYGVQSVGIVLDERTMLAADGRLAGVVVTDLPAGDSVLGYSRPSLGERASAPVPQRAAGELTWRCGGVELPPRPQGSDQAAGAWGGYPNGLIPSAALCPLGTGSHVLRCDAAQSFQALSQAYAGVFGTPMCVTDSYRTFAQQVDLYRRKPSLAAVPGTSNHGWGLAVDLCGGPESFSSPQYAWLAANSRGFGWAHPGWARAGGGREEPWHWEYAGR; via the coding sequence ATGCGCGTCGGCGCGGTGCTGGTGGCGGTACTGCTGACGGGTGGCGTCGCCGCGGGTTCTCCCGCGGCGACCCAGCAGCCGCCACCAGCCGATCCCGGTGATCTCCGGGTGGAGGCCGGGGTGGCGCCGGGCGCGGGGGTTCCTGATCCCCGCCCCGGCGAGGCCTTCGCCGATCCCAAGGTGGCCGATCTGCAGCGCACCGCGTCCGGTATCCAGCGCGAGCTCGGCGATCTCGCGGGACAGGTCAAGGCAGCGCAGGACGGGGTCGCCGCGGCGGGGGACAAGCTGCGGCTGGCGAAAGCGGACCGCGAGCGGGCGGACGCCGAGGTCGCGACCCAGCAGAAGGAGGTCGACGCGTTCTCGCGCGCGATCTTCACCGCGAAGGGGCGGCCGGGGAGCCTGCAGCTCATCCTCACCGCGGACAGCGCGAAGGACCTCCTCGACGGCGCGTCGATGCTCGCGAAGATCTCCGGGGACACCGACGTGAAGCTGCGCGCCGCGCTCGACCGGCACCGGCGGGCGGTGGCCGCGGAGGACCAGGCCGCGGGTGCGGAGCGGCAGGCCACCGCGCTCAAGGACGAAGTGGTCCGCCGCGACGGGGACGCGAGGAACCGCGCGGACGCCGTTTCGTCCGAGCTGCGCGGCCCGGCGGGCGCGGCGAACGAAGCGGTGATCGCGCAGCAGAAGGCCCAGCAGGAGCGCAATTCCCGGACTACCGCGAACTGGAAGGCCTACACCGACCGCCTCGCCGCGGCCGGGATCACGCCGCCGCCCGCGGTCGCGTTGCGGGATCCGGCGCACCTGCCCGCGCCGCTGACCGCGCTCACCGGAGCCGACGGCAGGCCGCAGCCGGGCGTGGCGCAGCTCAGTTCGGGCGGCCAGCGGCTTCTGGTGCTGCCGAAGGAAACCATCGGCGCGGTGACCGCCGCCGTCGGCGCGCTCGGGAGGCCGTTCGTGCCGCACGACGGTGGCGAAGGACCGGTGGCGTATTCGTGCGACGGGCTCGTGCGCTCGGTGTTCGGCGGCGCCGGGCTGCCGCTGCCCGCGGCGGCGGGGGAGCAGTTCGCCCGCGGGGTGCCCGCCGGGCAGGCCCAGCCCGGCGACCTGGTGTTCGTCGGACCTGCCAAGTACGGGGTGCAGTCCGTCGGCATCGTGCTCGACGAGCGCACCATGCTCGCGGCGGACGGCAGGCTCGCCGGTGTCGTGGTCACCGATCTGCCCGCCGGGGACAGCGTGCTCGGGTATTCGCGGCCGTCGCTCGGGGAACGCGCGTCGGCGCCGGTCCCGCAGCGCGCCGCGGGCGAGCTGACCTGGCGGTGCGGCGGTGTCGAACTCCCGCCCCGCCCGCAGGGCTCGGACCAGGCGGCCGGGGCGTGGGGCGGGTACCCGAACGGGCTCATCCCGTCGGCCGCGCTCTGTCCACTCGGGACGGGTTCGCACGTGCTGCGCTGCGACGCCGCGCAGTCGTTCCAGGCGCTTTCGCAGGCTTATGCCGGGGTGTTCGGCACGCCGATGTGCGTCACCGACTCCTACCGCACCTTCGCGCAGCAGGTCGACCTCTACCGCCGCAAGCCCTCGCTGGCCGCGGTACCGGGCACCAGCAACCACGGCTGGGGCCTCGCGGTCGACCTGTGCGGCGGCCCGGAGTCGTTCTCCTCTCCGCAGTACGCGTGGCTCGCCGCGAACTCCCGCGGGTTCGGCTGGGCCCATCCCGGCTGGGCGCGCGCGGGCGGTGGCCGCGAAGAACCCTGGCACTGGGAATACGCGGGCCGTTAG